CGTCTAACTAATAATGATATTACTTTTTGAAGGATGAAGGCAGACTTGGATCAACAAATGATTAAACAGAGGTCAACACACGAGGCAAATATGAACACATGTAGTACATACAACTACAATTAAGGTTTATGAATGAGCGTCTACTTTGTGACCACGTTTTTCTCCATTTCACAGCCGTCTTTTTGGCCATTTTCTCATATTTCATCACAGATTTGTTAAATTTccgagtgaaaaaaaaaaatcagatttggTGTTTCGAGTGGTTAAATCCTGAATTTTAAATACAATCTcagctctccatctctctgtaaatgatctttgtctctctgattGTTGGCTTTAAATGTCTGTATGTTCTTCCAACAGACGCCAGTGtgacttttttctatttattgctCGTCTCCCCTTctgtatatgagctgctgtaacaatcAGTTCTGTTCTCTTCTTACATTCTTAGCCAATGACTGACAGGACGTTTCAGACAGAAACAATCCATTAATGGTTCAGAAACTTGTTGATTAGGACTTTTATGTTGCCTCTCTTAACGTATTATCTTTTTAATCACTTCTTCCAAATTTAAATGACTACAAATACAactttttatgttgtattgtcTGTGTTATTGCTTATCCTcatctttaatgttttcttttatagtTTACTGTGGCAGACTAACTAATATTAGTATATCCGACACTGCGGGCCCTGAACCAGCCGGAAAAATGGTCTCAAGTGAAGTTTCATTTAAGACATCCTTATTATATGcagtttaaattattaaaattaaactttagGTCATCCAGCTTCTGTTTCtagaaaaataagacaaatacaAGCACTGTATTGGACTTGTgatatttctattatttatctTCGTTTACATTAGGTAAGGTTGACAGAACAACAGGGGCCCATTGTATATTTTTGCCCAGAGCCCAGTTAGCAGgttaaaattaattatttaatcagaAGTGTGGTGTTTATATATTATTGGGGAATGTACTACATGTTATAACACTTTAATGTGATTCTAACGGTAAGATGGTCTAATGTTTGAGAAGAACTGGTTTAAACTTTATTACAGAGCTGAACAGCTCACGTTGTTTACTTTTGTTCTCAGGTTCAAAACTGGAACTAACACATTTCAGGAGCATGAACGACTTTCAGGTATGCAGAACTTTCAATGCAAGCGGttaagaaggaaaaaaaagtcacagccTCAGTTACAAAACAGTGGTTTAACGTATTAAACCTGTTTAAACATGACAATTTAAATAGATTTCACTAtttactgctgtgttttaattagtATCACGTTCCTGATTCAAATctgcatctttaaaaacacaagaaatccTGTTCTGCATATTTTGAAGTTtctgtcaaaaacattttgcattacACCATCATGTTTAGTTAAATCATCACAGAAAGCTTGGTACATTAATCACAAGAAAGTCTGTTAAAGACCACCAACTACACACTTATAACATAAGTGTTTACTCAAGTTgtaaatggcaaaaaaaatgagTATTGATATCGTAACTGATCCAGTTGGCCAACTTTGTTGCCAACTGGTAGTCTCAAATCTACAATACACTGCAACGCAGCCAGCAAAATGGAAACCATACACTTCCAACAAATAAGTTAACTAAATCCAATTACTGTAACACACCTGCCACGCAGTCTTTCAAAAGTGTTAAGGCCCCTACCTGATGTTGAGGTTTTTGTCCGGCATGAAACAAGTGAGCTTATGGAAAAGGTGTTGCTCTATATAACACCGTCAGAACAATAAGGTGTAGTAGCGCTAATTTTGAGCACAGCTGGAATGGAGTTAAACTGGCTTGaccagaaaccaaaaaaaaggaggcatgACGAAAGTTGTATGACAAGAAGCTGCCATTGTGGAGAAAGACAATCCCAGTTTGCCACAACCCAAACACCTTGTATAGCTTATCAAATGCATCGTTTGTGTGCAATGTtgtaaaaaaacccaaaaacaaacactgatagGCTAAAGAACAGAAGTgcagaaagacaacaaaacaccTGTAATgacagacttttatttattcaaagagTAAAACGTTATATTCTGTGGAATGATGGTGCAATGGTCTTCATCAAGTTCTGCCCTCAACCTTGTCCAAATGGTGTTAATAGCAAAACGGTGGTCCTTGCCTGCCGAAAAAGTGCTCACGGTTCTTTCTAGTAGTCACATGATATTATAACTAACAAGACTTAgtctcattaaaacattttttcctgcAGGTTTCCCCCTCCCTTTTTCTGGTCAAATTTCTAGTAAATATTTTACAGCAGCTCAACACCCACATTAGCATCGATTTATGTTTGGTCAGAAAACAGACGGTCCTAGCCTAAAAAGGAGAGGTGTCCATTGAGGAGGGAGGTCCCTTCAGTTTGGTTATGTGCAGATAGGGAATGCCTTCTGGTGCCTTGGGGTTTTACCCCCTAGGGTAAGTTGgggacaaagaaaagcagcctcTGAACTCCAAAGATTTCCTGTCAATGCGGCTGGAGGTGCAAAATCTGTCCATTACTGGCCGTTTTTCACGCTGAGGATTTTCTcctgtgatttaaaaacaaaaaaaaacaaaaacaaaaagtcagtgTACAAAACTCAGGAAAGGTCTTCCGTAAATAAGAATTTCTATACAGATAGTACATTAGTAAAAGTGTATAAGTAGCCCAGTGTTCTTACTTTGATCATGGTCTCCAGCTTGATGGCGTCAGCAGCAAACTTGCGGATGCCATCAGACAGTTTCTCCACAGCCATGCGGTCCTCGTTGTGCTCCCAGCGGAAAGCCTTCTCATCCAGGTGGACCTTCTCCAGATCACAGTCCTTagctacaaaaaacaaaccatcagaAACCAAAGAGGGAAAACGTTTTTACGGATTCTtgaaaataacagattttcGTGTCTCACCGTTTATAAAGAACATTTCATGCGAGGTGCATAAAATGCTTTTGTAAGATCATTTCTCTTCCAGAGCCtccttttattttaacaaacattacAGACTTATTATGTCCTTGAGAGATGGATAAGTAATTCAGGGGATGACACTGCAGCAAAGGACCCAATTTGGCCTCAAAGCTGGAGGTCGGCCGATAAATAGTTTGACAGCCGATTCATCGGCTGAAAGTTAATGAGGgtgggattttttatttatttatttattttttttaaaacagcgAGCATTTCAGTTACACTACTGTACCTTTCTCCACGTTGAGCATCTCTTCGATGGTGCTGTGGTCCTGGCTGAGCTCTCCAAGCAGCCCAGGGGAGATGGTGAGCAGATCGCAGCCTGCCAGGGCTTTCACTTGACCTGTGTTTCTGAAGGAGGCACCCATCACCACGGTGCTGTACCCAAACTTCTTGTAGTAGTTGTAAATCTTTGTCACGCTCAGCAcgcctaaaaaagaaaaagacacatttacatttggcTGAGGCCACTGTGTTCTTTGCAtactttattttcttcatctctcttgaCGATGACTGCATAAATGTTTTCTCAGCGCTGACTGgctcagaaataaaaacactaactGCAAAACACTGGACTGTATTGTTATTTtaccttcagttttttttgtatttataactGCACATCAGAATTGTTATTCCAAATAAAGTGATGAATTATTTGTGATCAAATTCAACCTCAAACGACATCTGCTATATTTTTGTGCTGCAGCATTCCCCAGATTGGAATATTTgtttcctggttcaaacctggTGCTCTGGTATCAAACTGTCGGTATGCGATGATGGAGAAAACACATCAGCGTCACACTAGGGTTAAACACATCTACACATAGCCAGCAAACAACCTGGCAAAGGCAGATGACATGAGGAACTGAAAGACGTCTATTCAAGAGCCTAACACGGCCAAATCTGAAATTTGAGCCATTACACTGATGATGTGATTAAGGAGGAAAGAATATGAAAGCGGCCTTCCATACCTGGGTCTTCGTGTGGCTCGTAGCTTTTGCGGTCTGTGTTCTCCTTGTACCAGTCGAGGATGCGTCCAACGAAGGGCGATATAAGCGTCACGTTCGCCTCTGCGCAGGCTACAGCCTGAGCGAAGGAGAACAGCAGCGTCATGTTGCAGTGAACACCGTGCTTCTCCTCAAGCTCCctgcacaaaaatacattttatttaaaaaataaatacatttaaaaaaaaattaaaaaaagactaatCTAATCATGCTTCTCATTCCAGCCAGAACTTCCTCAAAGACAGAACAACTAACCACAGAATATGGATTTCTCGTGTTGCATACTTTGGTTCAGATAAAGTTCAGTCTAGGTGGAGTTAATAAGTTTTGATATTTGTACCAAAACTCAGGTATTACAGAGACATTCATATATGTAGAGAGGTTTGAGTCCATGTGCATCCTCCGATACAGTCACTTATTCTTATCCTCACGTCGCCAATAGACTCTTCAACCTTTGGCAATGAAGCAAAACGtgtctaaatgtttttgtgaagtCCACGACCCCTCAGGTCAtcatctgtgacattttcattagCGCCCAATGAGAGTCATTTTGTACACTTACCACTTTGGGAAAATGACTGAGGTGACGTGCATGTACAGCAACAACAAGTGTACTGTCTGCACTCTGACCAGTTTAACACACGTCAGTTCATAAAGCGGTCTCTCTAAAAACTATGTGCCTCGAGTGTCACAAGGAATACTTCATTCCTCAAAACACACAGCGACTACTTACTGAGTCTTGAGCTAAATATACATCTGTGCGGATATTAGTTTGTTGGGTAGTTAGAGCATCTCGTTGTTGTTGCAGATAATGTGGGGCCTTGAGAAATGACCGACCGCATCAGATACACAACGACAAGATTGGTGTGCTAAAAActtatgttaaatatttattacataCCAATTATAAAGACCAtcaatagattaaaaaaaaggtttaccACAGTGTTGACACTAAAGTTGACACTGTTGCTCAACGGCTACCTGTAGCAACcggcattaaattcaaatccctTCCCTACAAAAAGTAGTCTCAGTTCTAATGAAGTGCCACAGTCTGGGAATCTCTGACATCTGAGATTATGATAAATTACTAAACACATACTTGACAGACTGTAGGCGAGCATAACTAACGTATACATTACTTACTTGCCAGCCTGAATTCCCTCCCATGTTGATGACAGCTTGATGAGCACCCGCTCTTTGTTGATGCCTGCCTCTTTATAGAGCCCAATGAGCTTCAAGGCTTTGGCAACCATTTCATCTTTATCAAAAGACAGCCTGTTGgaagagaaacaacacaacCATTAAGCATTTATAACCATCAATTaagcaaaacacacaggaaatttaAATAATTCTAGATACTGTGAACTcttgcacatttctgcacaaaacTTTACAACCATTTCATCTTAAAACATACcgtacatatttatattgttgatttttttattccaatttttttttttacatgtattacttaatgtttgttatgcagcAAAAACACCAAGACCTATGCCTTTTATGTgaaaacctgattctgattcttaaAGTTTTTACCTTAAGTGTTGATGCAGTAATTGGTCAGTTACAGCACAGGTGTTCAGTTTTTCAGCAGAATGCTCTTTTAAACATTACCGTATCATGTCCAATATTTGATACtagtttttaattgtttgaaGTGCATTAAAACATCAGAGTTGCTCATTTAAGCTTGAATAAAACATTGCTTTACATTTCCTTAATTTTAGGACATGAAGCATGTTGAGTTGAGTTTTAAGTTTATTGTGGACAGCAAATTGTGCAAATCTTGTAGAAGGACCAACTGTAATCCTCCAAATAAGGTTCCAACATATATTACCAGTTAACTTGGTCAAGTCATCAGTTGGTTAACTTATGACTTGACTTGGTCTCTGAATACCAGCCGTCTGTCTTCTTCAAGTCTAGCCTCATGAGTAATGCTGAATGCACCTTAAGCTTCTTGTGTTGTTCACAGGCAACATTAAGCAAGAAGTTCCCCGATCATAATAATAACCACCTTGTGACATGCTGCTCCTACCTGGCATCCAGCTCAGTAGAAAGTAGCACCGATTGTGAAATTCTGGACCGATACCGATAcgatgtttaaaataacaacttgtTAACAACTTGGCCGATGCTTTctagggcccgagcacagcacactgtgcgaggccctattggatttcgaaagtttaaaagtaaatcacaTTTTCGATGGCCGGTATGTCCTCGAAAACTCAAGAAAATCtgcctacccccccaaagtcgggtgtaaaattacgcgttttgggggtctcgcacatggacatGCAAAAATGACTCGACAGCACCACCTAGATGTATGTTTTCGGaggggcccctcgccacggtttcatccacatgtacgaaatttggagggagtatgtaacatactaagacacacaaaaaaaaaagtctcttggtgacccagACTACAGTGAAGCATAcagcgtccaatttttgtcaaatttggcctttttgtgtttttgggggCATTTCCAGGGGTGATGTTTATTAATCACAAAATACAAGATATGTCCAGGACACTCAGGACATGAAGGAGGGTAGTGGGAGTGTCTGTTGTGAGTTTAAGGGGCACGTCAGCCAGAGCTGtagtgggtgtgggtgtgtgtgagtgagactGCTGCCTGCTGAACAGAGAGTTGCAGGAAGAAGGATCTGAAGTGCCCGTGTTTTGGCTACAAAAACCTGCCATATAATCATCGGCCACTGCCATCGGTGAATGTCATCTTTATTGAGGCGAACATCGGCCGATAGCGATGTTCAGCCGATGCATCCCTAGTAGAAAGTTCAACATGGGCAACATTAAGCAACAAGTTCCCCCATCATCATAATAAACACCTTGTGACATGCCGCACATACCTGGCATCCACCTCAGTAGAAACTCTGCCTGGGACCTTCTTCAGGATCTCAAGCCCGAAACTCACAAACAGCTTGTCCATGGTGTTTGCAACCTGCTCCTCTTCAGTTCTggacagagaaacaggaaacatcatGAAGCcgctttatttatatttgacacAATAGACATTACAATTACTGCAAGTTTGACAGATGATCGGGTCAAAGTAATTTAACTGAAATGAAGTTTGACAGTTTTGGTATTCAATCAGTGAGGTGTGCCAAGTGTGAATATTGTTTCATGTTATTAatgtaatattacattacagtcTAAGAattagaacattaaaaaaaaaaaaaaaaaaagcatcacacATTTTAGGTTTCAGTAGAAAAGAGTAGAACATTGAAGTGGCAGCTGTAAATTAAGGAAGTTTGTCAACACCTTGCACAGTGGAAACTTCTGCAAACCACATGAAATGTTCCCTTTACATAAATGGTGTCAATGCTGTTTATATTCAGGTTTGACCTCTTGTGCAATCCAATAAGCATACAGCTAAAGAGCTGCAGAATTTTACACTGTCTAGTTTAGGTCTCTTACCCGCCGTTGGCAATGCCGTATTTAATGGCCTGATCCAACAGGTGCTGGTAGGCCGGCATCTTAGCAGCAGCCAGGATGAGGGACGGGTTAGTGGTGGCATCTTGAGGCTTGTACTCTTCGATGGCTGCAGGATGGGAAGACCAAAGGGTTTAAAAGTCACGTATAAACACaaaacgtttgttttgttttccacagaTATTAAAAGAATATCCAAGTACATATAAAAGCTCAGGATAGAGTTGAGATGTTCTACTACTTTAATAAAAGCCTTATTTGCACGTGTAGGTGATGCTTATGTCATCTGTCAAGATTAAAAGGTTTTGATCATCAGGATACAGAAAAATATCCAATTGTAGcaactttattattttgaagGTCTCACTCGAGTTTAATTTGAAAGTCACACACTGTTAAAATTTACAATATTCATCTCACCGTATTAAACCACACAATACTCCTCTATGATACATTTaataatcaaaaacataaagGGGAAGGTAAAAAAAGGTGGCAGTTATAATCTTGAATTTAATACTACAACTCAGCTGTTTAACTTGAAAGTTAGTGGATGCAAGTCAAACCTAAACctccccaaaaaacaaaaaaaacacaatgtaataACAAGACCAACTGAACCTCAGAGACCAGTTCATGTTGAGTTATCCTGCTGAGATTTATGATTTCACTTGGTCTCGGGTAAAAGTCAGAGTGAGGAGAAAGAACTGCGTCATGTTGAACCTATAATCtactgctgctgaagaaatgaCGCCATCTACTGTGTAAAAACATTGTTACACCACCCTCTTACAAAACAAACTATTAAGTCAGCAGAGGCACAGAGCTTCTCTTGTTTTAAAGAACACAGTTTAAGGCCACcttgatttatgattttatagTCTCTTGTTGACGATTAAAAGGTTGATTTTATGCTGCTGCAAATCCTTAGAGTCCCACACTTGGTATAAACAAGTGTGAACAGCTGATGCTGCAACttaaaaatcaatagaaaaagaagaaaagacactgATAACACGCCAACTAGTGCAAACATCCTTAATAAATAACTAATTGAAGCTTTAGTGCTGAATATAGCTCAAAATATGTGAGCTGATGACCTGGTAAAACATCATGAGACCTGTATTAATATAGTCCATGAACTATAGAACTGTACATTAAAAACAACCTGTTACAGTTTACAGCACTGAAATGCAGATTATAAGTTGATATGTATCAGTGGCTGTGCTTTTTCCAGGAAGTACAGTGATTTGAAAAGGCAAAGTCAGAACAAAATATGCCGCCGAGGGAAAAAGTAGTACCTTAATTCAGTTAATTTGAATTACCTgatgtgttctggctttgtttagtTCATGAATACACCTTCTAAAATTTGGTCTGAGTCTGGCTTTGCAGAATAATAAGgcttcctttggtttgtgtcgaTCGTTAGAAGGTTAATTAGGAGCGAGTGATCAGTGGTTGAGCGACCCAGACAGTGAAAGAGTGAGTGAACGCTGGTATTGAGAAAGCCGGTGAATACAGTTATTTactgattgtttcatagcggTAACgttaatcaaaataaacacaccctCACCCCATTACACAACCCTGCATCGATTTGCCATAAacgcctgatttggtctgaacaCAGCTGGTCAGCACTCGATTGTAACGGCTGAGTCCGGCCTCTGCTGGCAGCTCTTCAGCCTGAGAACAAAGCCTGCCtctgttctgcagccagcttcCTCTCAGGCCCCCCTCCCATAATAATCATTCTGCAGGTCAGTGGGTTTTGGACCAGATACTCGTGATCAACAGTTAAAGAAGACACGAGTTGGAGTGCTGATTACAGCAGAGTTTAGTAAGCTCTCCATAATTTAACAGCCATCCCAAATATATATTTCCACTATCGATGCACGTCCTCGACCGGGCAAATCTATAGCTTGAAGTCAAGATGAAAagtttaaacatgaataaaagataaataattcaTCACTGTGCAAGctgaagacatttttacatttgtagtTCAGAATGCTGAATTCACTTTTTCTTAAAGTCAGTTAGAAGTTTACCACGACTGTGCACCAACTCCAGTTACAAGTCTAGCTTTTAGTTTCACTGCATTTATTGTATTAAAGTCAcatattaatgttaacatgtagcATTAATTGATTACTTGTTGGTGCagtataaatatttcataacaaTTACATAATTAGTAGCTATTCAGCTCTGCTGGGTACACTTACTtgttacaacagctgctgtgtACACAAGCTGATGTGTGCTAATGCCTCAGTTTTTAGTCTACTGGTaagatttcattcattttatctttgtcatactctttcaaataaaatgacagataaATGAGACAGTTTATGATCCACGTGCAGCTGTAGCTTTGCAATATTCAGTCACATCATTCCATAGTTTAAGCACCAGATGAGCACGTGGGGAAACCTTGATTTAATTTGCTGATCGTGCCACGCTTGTGTACGGAAAATCCATCCAAATATCTATAACGTACTCGACTTTACAGTCTGAACACACGTCCCATCTTCCCAAAGCGGTAGTGAACAATTCGTCACCTCACGAGGTGAAACCGTAGAGAATCATGCAGGCTGATTAGTTATTTAATTAGTAACCAAGCACCGCTGAGCTAAAGTGTCTCCTCAGGCTCCTCCATTAGCTTTCAAACTACTCCTCAGAACATCACCCCACCTTTACACACACTTAGCAACATAAGTGAAGTAAGAGGGTGCTGTTACACCATGTTTGACCGAATTGTTGCATTTCTTTCCATGTAAGAGAACATTTCTAAACCAGTAAAAGCTGAGAAACCTGACAACATTCATGAAACACATGTTACATAAACCAGACGTACAAGcgcatttttaaatattttatcttaGAGGAGCCAAACAGACAGAATATCGACAAAGTAAGGtggagaaatgtttgtgttgtccATCATTATCTGAACAAGTATCATCCTGTTCAGCATGCAGTATTGGATTAAACAAGCTGCACCTAAACACAGTTTCTCAGCGTCAGTGTCTCAGtgtaaactgtttgtttgtgtttgtgtgcttgcaGTGGACTCCAACTGTTTACTGCTTATATTTGTACAAGTTACACTAACCTGTATGAACGGTATGATACAAATCAAGTTTGACTGCAGTTACATGTTTGAAGATCTTTGAGATATTCAACTTAAAACTGGACAAACTTTACTTTTACAAACTGCACCATGTACAGTCAATACTGTTTACACTGTAAcaccttttattttttgacagacCGCACCGTTTATGCCGCCAGATATACACTGTGGATAGCCTtctatatttgtcatatttatatcTTTGCCGTATTTTTCTTCGATATCTTTTAACttgcatatattttatatttcatgtatattgCTTCTGGCACCAGGGATATGAGAGAAAAGACTACTTCAATTCTCTGCATGTCCTGTACACATGGAGGCATTGACaacaaatatttgcttttgggaaactaaaattaaaagaatgtttggcatttttgcttgttGGACGACAACAAGTATGAattgcttttatttaattatttcattttctgttggtTGCATTAAACTTCCTTCCAGGTTGAATAaagtatccatccatctattataATTACAACAATTTTGGACTGCACTAAATgactttgtctgtttctgttttgtttctgtaacgCTTATGTTACACATTCTTAAAACTGCACATTATACTCACTGCACATTATACTCACTGCACATTATACTCTAGTacttttgtaaatatgtacacttgtgtttccctcctttgtttctat
The Larimichthys crocea isolate SSNF chromosome VIII, L_crocea_2.0, whole genome shotgun sequence genome window above contains:
- the taldo1 gene encoding transaldolase — encoded protein: MSSESPDKRRKMSESALSQLKKHTVVVADTGDFNAIEEYKPQDATTNPSLILAAAKMPAYQHLLDQAIKYGIANGGTEEEQVANTMDKLFVSFGLEILKKVPGRVSTEVDARLSFDKDEMVAKALKLIGLYKEAGINKERVLIKLSSTWEGIQAGKELEEKHGVHCNMTLLFSFAQAVACAEANVTLISPFVGRILDWYKENTDRKSYEPHEDPGVLSVTKIYNYYKKFGYSTVVMGASFRNTGQVKALAGCDLLTISPGLLGELSQDHSTIEEMLNVEKAKDCDLEKVHLDEKAFRWEHNEDRMAVEKLSDGIRKFAADAIKLETMIKEKILSVKNGQ